From a region of the Pseudanabaena sp. ABRG5-3 genome:
- a CDS encoding peptide ligase PGM1-related protein, whose product MNKYGFISQESPARFRDLQTQLRDRWLNIEEFDHSDYDILVVPSLTLDPSELKKVEGSHHYEERLLFSLIRLRNPRNRLVYITSQPLAPIIIDYYLQLLPGIPFSHARERLVTLTTYDAAEKPLTQKILERPRLIERIRQSLRIDKAYMICFNSTPLERELSIQLDIPLWAVDPDLLHLGTKSGSRQVFAETGIPHPDGSQLVWTSQDLAIAAAKLWERQPYLKRMVVKLNEGFSGEGNAILCLEEITKKLHPIEQASLADRIAAIFESFATMRFQSNHETWANYARQIPELGAIVEAFIEGEEKRSPSVQGRIAPTGEIEILSTHDQILGGLDGQVYLGCSFPADAAYRLQLQEIGLAIGQNLAKKGALERYGVDFVAVKQPNGTWDLQAIEINLRKGGTTHPFMTLRFLTNGKFQLEDGKFYSRQGQEKYYVATDNLQKPQYKGLLPHDLMDIIAYHRLHFDSSTETGTVFHLMSCLSEFGKLGLTSIGNSPAEAQAIYEQVEQVLDHETRVYSALRSNPNQEIF is encoded by the coding sequence ATGAATAAATATGGCTTCATTTCGCAGGAATCACCAGCTAGATTTCGGGATCTGCAAACACAACTACGCGATCGCTGGCTGAATATCGAAGAATTTGATCATAGTGATTACGATATTCTTGTAGTTCCTTCCTTAACCCTCGATCCATCGGAACTCAAAAAAGTTGAAGGCAGCCACCATTATGAAGAGCGCTTACTTTTTTCACTAATCCGTCTTCGCAATCCTCGCAACCGCCTTGTCTATATCACTTCCCAACCACTAGCACCGATTATCATTGATTACTATCTCCAATTATTACCGGGGATTCCCTTCTCCCATGCTAGAGAACGCTTAGTCACTCTCACCACCTATGATGCCGCCGAAAAGCCACTCACCCAAAAGATTCTCGAACGCCCACGCTTAATTGAACGAATTCGTCAATCTTTACGCATCGATAAAGCCTATATGATTTGCTTTAACTCCACTCCCTTAGAGCGTGAGTTATCGATCCAGTTAGATATTCCTTTATGGGCAGTCGATCCCGATTTATTACATTTAGGAACCAAAAGCGGTAGCCGACAAGTATTTGCGGAAACAGGAATTCCTCACCCTGATGGTAGTCAACTCGTATGGACATCTCAGGATTTAGCGATCGCTGCTGCCAAACTGTGGGAAAGACAGCCCTATCTGAAACGAATGGTTGTCAAGCTCAATGAAGGATTTTCGGGGGAGGGCAATGCGATTTTATGTTTAGAGGAGATTACAAAAAAACTTCATCCCATCGAGCAAGCAAGTCTCGCCGATCGCATTGCCGCGATTTTTGAAAGTTTCGCCACCATGCGCTTTCAGTCAAACCACGAAACATGGGCAAACTATGCCAGACAGATTCCTGAACTAGGAGCAATCGTCGAGGCATTTATCGAAGGGGAAGAAAAGAGATCGCCCAGTGTGCAGGGTCGCATTGCACCGACGGGCGAGATCGAAATCCTCTCTACCCACGATCAAATTTTGGGAGGGCTTGATGGTCAAGTCTATCTAGGCTGTAGTTTTCCTGCGGATGCTGCCTATCGCCTTCAGCTACAAGAAATCGGCTTAGCGATCGGTCAGAATCTTGCCAAGAAAGGAGCCTTAGAACGCTACGGGGTGGATTTTGTGGCAGTGAAACAACCAAATGGGACTTGGGATTTACAAGCGATCGAGATTAATCTTCGCAAAGGTGGGACGACCCATCCATTCATGACCTTGCGCTTTTTGACTAATGGGAAATTCCAACTTGAAGACGGCAAATTTTATAGTCGTCAAGGGCAAGAAAAATATTATGTAGCAACGGATAACCTACAAAAGCCTCAATACAAAGGACTTTTACCCCATGATTTGATGGATATTATTGCCTATCATCGTCTCCATTTCGATAGCAGTACCGAAACAGGAACCGTATTCCACCTCATGAGTTGCCTGTCCGAATTTGGCAAATTAGGACTAACGAGTATCGGCAATAGTCCCGCAGAAGCACAGGCTATCTATGAACAAGTAGAACAAGTTCTCGATCACGAAACAAGAGTTTACAGCGCTTTGCGCTCAAACCCAAACCAAGAGATTTTTTGA
- a CDS encoding response regulator transcription factor, whose amino-acid sequence MITRIPETSEVSTTDWDKLTPREQQIVKLVATGANNEEIANQLYISTITVKNHITNILSQLNLRNRTQIAILFNSILNYS is encoded by the coding sequence GTGATTACGCGAATTCCAGAAACTTCGGAGGTTTCCACAACTGATTGGGATAAGCTCACCCCCAGAGAGCAACAAATCGTCAAATTAGTTGCTACAGGCGCAAATAATGAGGAAATTGCCAATCAGCTTTATATATCAACAATAACTGTAAAGAATCATATTACAAATATTTTAAGTCAATTAAATTTGCGAAATAGAACACAGATCGCGATCTTGTTCAATTCCATTCTTAACTATTCGTAA
- a CDS encoding response regulator transcription factor produces MKIRILLIDDHSFIRRALKISLGDELTLEIVGEAENGQVAIAQVETLRPDVLLMDIQMPLMDGVEATKQIGEHFPDTKILILTVDETEEYISQALKYGASAIF; encoded by the coding sequence ATGAAAATTCGTATCTTACTTATTGACGATCATTCCTTTATTCGTCGCGCCCTGAAGATTTCCCTCGGTGATGAATTGACTCTAGAAATTGTGGGAGAGGCGGAAAATGGACAGGTAGCGATCGCGCAAGTGGAGACTCTTAGACCCGATGTCTTGCTGATGGATATCCAAATGCCACTGATGGATGGAGTGGAGGCAACTAAGCAAATTGGGGAGCATTTCCCAGATACGAAAATATTGATTCTCACCGTGGATGAGACCGAAGAATATATCTCTCAAGCTCTGAAATATGGAGCATCGGCTATATTTTAA